Proteins encoded by one window of Bradyrhizobium sp. B097:
- a CDS encoding copper-binding protein yields MNRMIRIAAAAALALTLGGAFAQAAAINGEVKKIDEGAGKITLKHGPAKSLGMDEPMTMVYRVKDPALLKQVKVGDKVKFEAQESDGGYTVTAIQKAK; encoded by the coding sequence ATGAACAGGATGATCCGGATTGCAGCCGCAGCTGCGCTGGCGCTGACCTTGGGCGGCGCTTTCGCGCAGGCCGCAGCCATCAACGGCGAGGTCAAGAAGATCGACGAGGGCGCGGGCAAGATCACGCTCAAGCATGGCCCCGCCAAGAGCCTCGGCATGGACGAGCCGATGACGATGGTCTACCGGGTCAAGGATCCCGCGCTGCTCAAGCAGGTCAAGGTCGGCGACAAGGTCAAGTTCGAAGCCCAGGAGAGCGACGGCGGCTACACCGTCACCGCGATCCAGAAGGCGAAGTGA
- a CDS encoding TolC family protein — translation MRYLAIAPILLLTAALAGCASFSPDSGMGVVSDVTEKAIGKDVAFVRSADEATTVDAAVKRLLARNLTADAAVQVALLNNKGLQAAYNELALAETDLVADSLPPNPTFSVSRITGNGASEVERQVVGDILALATLPARSEIARERFRQAQLRAALATLRLAAEVRRSHVAAVAANETVALLIDAKATAESTAQLAKKLGETGGMNKLDQAREQVFYAEITADLASARQNASSSRERLARLLGLWDGDLGFRLPSKLPLLPKRPLEQPSIEVAAVGHRVDLQIARMEIVALAKALDLTEATRFVTLLDVAGIDRRTRDPEGPPFKERGFDVQFQIPIFDGGEVRVRQAAETYRQAMNRLTEKAINVRSEARDAYRVYRSTYDIASHYQREVLPLRQIITEEMQLRFSSMQVDVFALLTEARQRLGSLRAAIDAKRDFWLAQSDLQTAINGGGPAAAPSTPSAIASTAPAAGDH, via the coding sequence ATGCGATATCTGGCCATTGCGCCGATCCTGCTGCTGACAGCCGCGCTTGCGGGATGCGCATCGTTCTCGCCCGACAGCGGCATGGGCGTCGTTTCCGACGTGACCGAAAAGGCGATCGGCAAGGACGTCGCCTTTGTTCGCTCCGCGGACGAAGCCACGACCGTCGACGCCGCGGTGAAGCGGCTGCTGGCGCGCAACCTGACCGCGGATGCCGCCGTGCAGGTCGCGCTATTGAACAACAAGGGCCTGCAGGCGGCCTATAACGAGCTGGCGCTGGCGGAGACGGATCTCGTCGCCGACAGCCTGCCGCCGAATCCCACCTTCTCGGTCTCCCGCATCACCGGCAACGGCGCCAGCGAGGTCGAGCGGCAGGTCGTCGGCGACATCCTGGCGCTGGCGACGCTGCCGGCGCGCTCCGAGATCGCACGCGAGCGCTTCCGCCAGGCGCAGCTCAGGGCCGCGCTCGCCACCTTGCGGCTCGCCGCCGAGGTGCGGCGCAGCCATGTCGCGGCGGTGGCCGCGAACGAGACGGTCGCGCTGCTGATCGACGCGAAGGCGACCGCGGAATCGACGGCACAGCTCGCCAAAAAACTCGGCGAGACCGGCGGCATGAACAAGCTCGACCAGGCCCGCGAGCAGGTGTTCTACGCCGAGATCACGGCTGACCTCGCCAGCGCGCGGCAGAACGCGTCGAGTTCGCGCGAGCGGCTCGCGCGCCTGCTTGGGCTCTGGGACGGCGATCTCGGCTTTCGACTCCCCAGCAAGTTGCCATTGCTGCCGAAGCGGCCACTGGAACAGCCGTCGATCGAGGTTGCCGCGGTCGGTCATCGCGTCGATCTGCAGATCGCGCGGATGGAGATCGTAGCTCTCGCCAAGGCGCTCGATCTCACCGAGGCGACGCGCTTCGTCACGCTGCTTGATGTCGCCGGCATCGACAGGCGGACGCGCGATCCGGAAGGCCCGCCATTCAAGGAGCGCGGCTTCGACGTCCAGTTCCAGATTCCGATCTTCGACGGCGGCGAGGTGCGGGTGCGCCAAGCGGCCGAGACCTACCGGCAGGCCATGAACCGGCTGACCGAGAAGGCCATCAATGTCCGCTCCGAGGCGCGCGACGCCTATCGCGTCTACCGCTCGACCTACGACATCGCGAGCCACTACCAGCGCGAGGTGCTGCCGCTGCGGCAGATCATCACCGAGGAGATGCAGCTGCGCTTCTCCAGCATGCAGGTCGACGTGTTCGCGCTGCTGACCGAAGCGCGGCAGCGGCTCGGCTCGCTGCGCGCGGCGATCGACGCCAAACGCGACTTCTGGCTGGCGCAATCCGACCTGCAGACCGCGATCAACGGCGGCGGCCCGGCGGCCGCGCCATCGACACCATCCGCCATCGCCTCGACCGCGCCTGCGGCCGGCGATCATTGA
- a CDS encoding DUF1932 domain-containing protein — MGAIATARAPDMTRGIRMTQQVIGFVGFGEAAQCFAAHLAAKGGPAPLVFCAGKTNRPPYSEGFRGVASTCGVELVDSLSALMARADIVFSAVVVATAVPVGEAIASLVRPGMLVVDLNASTPKAKRLVGDAVAANGGAFVDANLMGAVSIYGAAVPLYCSGDGAARFAELFAPLGFTVELAGPEAGTAAAVKMLRSVVTKGMEALIVEALTAASLAGVRSEALRGICEPMDATRYSKFVDMCVRTDVLHAERRAVEMDGAAEGLREIGLQPIMTEATAARLRTSAKLGLRDDFAARQAYSAADVLDAYVARMADLPQA, encoded by the coding sequence ATGGGCGCGATCGCGACGGCGCGCGCTCCCGACATGACGCGAGGCATTCGCATGACCCAGCAGGTGATCGGCTTTGTCGGCTTCGGAGAGGCCGCGCAATGCTTCGCGGCACATCTCGCGGCCAAGGGCGGTCCCGCGCCGCTGGTGTTTTGCGCAGGCAAGACCAATCGTCCGCCATATTCGGAAGGGTTCCGGGGCGTGGCGTCCACATGCGGGGTCGAGCTGGTCGACAGCCTGTCCGCGTTGATGGCGCGTGCCGACATTGTGTTCTCCGCGGTCGTCGTCGCAACCGCCGTGCCGGTCGGCGAGGCCATCGCCAGCCTGGTTCGGCCTGGCATGCTGGTGGTCGATCTCAATGCCTCCACGCCCAAGGCCAAGCGGTTGGTCGGCGATGCCGTTGCGGCGAACGGCGGCGCCTTCGTCGATGCCAATTTGATGGGCGCGGTCAGCATCTACGGCGCGGCGGTGCCGCTGTACTGCTCGGGCGATGGCGCCGCGCGCTTCGCCGAATTGTTTGCGCCTTTGGGCTTCACTGTCGAGCTCGCCGGCCCAGAGGCCGGCACCGCCGCGGCGGTGAAGATGCTGCGCAGCGTGGTGACCAAGGGCATGGAGGCGCTGATCGTGGAAGCGCTGACCGCCGCCTCGCTCGCCGGGGTGCGCAGCGAGGCGCTGCGTGGCATTTGCGAACCGATGGATGCGACGCGCTACAGCAAATTCGTCGACATGTGCGTGCGCACCGACGTGCTGCACGCCGAACGCCGCGCGGTCGAGATGGATGGCGCCGCGGAGGGGCTGCGCGAGATCGGCCTGCAGCCGATCATGACCGAAGCAACCGCCGCGCGGCTCAGGACGTCGGCGAAGCTCGGCCTGCGCGATGATTTCGCGGCGCGCCAGGCCTACAGCGCCGCCGACGTGCTCGATGCCTATGTGGCACGGATGGCTGACCTGCCGCAGGCGTAG
- a CDS encoding tetratricopeptide repeat protein — protein MSKSPKSLWKFLGLAVLSMTLAAGPVISAYAAGGDNPSPPASDSGKGKKAKKDKSSAIDDQKFLAGYHAAYATIYDKHDYTAAIEQLKALGQDDRADVANLIGYSYRKLGDYKVSQIWYERALKADPAHVRTWQYYGLWQVEQGNRDQAQYHLNRIAQLAGTSSDEYRSLAAALEKPPGTGLVY, from the coding sequence ATGAGCAAGTCGCCGAAGTCTCTTTGGAAATTTTTGGGCCTCGCAGTGCTCTCGATGACCCTCGCCGCCGGGCCGGTCATCTCGGCCTACGCCGCAGGCGGCGACAATCCCTCCCCGCCGGCTTCCGACAGCGGCAAGGGCAAGAAGGCGAAGAAGGACAAGAGCTCCGCGATCGACGATCAGAAGTTCCTGGCCGGCTATCACGCCGCCTATGCCACGATCTACGACAAGCACGACTATACCGCCGCGATCGAGCAGCTGAAGGCGCTCGGCCAGGATGACCGTGCCGACGTCGCCAACCTGATCGGCTATTCCTATCGCAAGCTCGGCGACTACAAGGTCTCGCAGATCTGGTACGAGCGCGCGCTCAAGGCCGACCCGGCCCATGTGCGCACCTGGCAGTATTACGGCCTCTGGCAGGTCGAACAGGGCAACCGCGATCAGGCGCAATACCACCTCAACCGCATCGCCCAGCTCGCCGGCACCAGCAGCGACGAATATCGCTCGCTCGCCGCCGCGCTGGAGAAGCCCCCGGGCACCGGCCTGGTTTACTGA
- a CDS encoding outer membrane protein, with the protein MKRFLLGTVALAAFAGPAFAADMPARTYTKAPPPYTAPALIYNWTGFYIGGHVGGAFTDGTNLMGSDARFMGGVQGGFDYQFAPNWVMGIEAQYSWLPSSSNNGLTFPAGTVVTGNTDQLGSVTGRLGYTWGPALLYAKGGYAWRDNNNITASVGGVPAAFTTDGGHKDGYTVGAGLEYMFAPNWSAKAEYQYYNFGKTTFSSGPADIVGASFRNDEHTVKLGVNYRFGWGGPVGSRY; encoded by the coding sequence ATGAAGAGGTTTTTGCTCGGCACAGTCGCGCTGGCCGCTTTTGCGGGCCCGGCATTCGCGGCTGACATGCCGGCCCGCACCTATACCAAGGCACCGCCGCCCTATACCGCCCCGGCGCTCATCTACAACTGGACCGGCTTCTATATCGGCGGCCATGTCGGCGGCGCGTTCACCGACGGCACCAATCTGATGGGCAGCGACGCGCGCTTCATGGGTGGCGTGCAGGGCGGCTTCGACTATCAGTTCGCGCCCAACTGGGTGATGGGTATCGAGGCGCAGTACTCCTGGCTGCCGAGCTCCTCGAACAATGGCCTGACGTTCCCCGCCGGAACGGTCGTGACCGGCAATACCGACCAGCTCGGTTCGGTGACCGGCCGCCTCGGCTACACTTGGGGTCCGGCGCTGCTCTACGCCAAGGGCGGTTACGCCTGGCGCGACAACAACAACATCACGGCGTCGGTCGGCGGCGTGCCGGCGGCCTTCACCACCGATGGCGGTCACAAGGACGGCTACACGGTCGGCGCGGGCCTGGAATACATGTTCGCCCCGAACTGGTCGGCGAAGGCTGAGTACCAGTATTACAATTTCGGCAAGACCACGTTCAGTAGCGGTCCGGCCGACATTGTCGGCGCGAGCTTCCGGAACG
- a CDS encoding cupredoxin family protein, translated as MKHRTTIGIALVALSITAAPSRGHEKHGHQSYSAGEPGDPSKPSRTVEVEMKEMEFTPFRIEVKRGEQVRFVIKNAGTEDHEFLLATTEENLKHAEVMKKHPHMEHDDPNGVRLAPKKTAEIVWKFTKAGTFEYSCLIPDHRDYGMTGRVIVK; from the coding sequence ATGAAACACCGCACCACGATCGGCATCGCCCTGGTTGCGTTGTCGATCACCGCGGCGCCGTCGCGCGGTCACGAAAAACACGGTCACCAATCCTATTCGGCCGGCGAGCCCGGCGATCCGAGCAAGCCGTCGCGCACGGTCGAGGTCGAGATGAAGGAGATGGAGTTCACGCCGTTCCGCATCGAGGTCAAGCGCGGCGAACAGGTCCGCTTCGTGATCAAGAATGCCGGCACCGAGGATCACGAATTCCTGCTCGCGACCACCGAGGAGAATTTGAAGCATGCCGAAGTCATGAAGAAGCATCCGCATATGGAGCATGACGATCCGAACGGCGTCCGCCTCGCGCCCAAGAAGACTGCGGAGATTGTCTGGAAGTTCACCAAGGCCGGTACCTTCGAATATTCCTGCCTGATCCCCGATCACCGCGACTACGGGATGACCGGCCGCGTCATCGTGAAATGA
- a CDS encoding copper oxidase, translating to MFSRRGFLGSAALVTASAVSGRVQAAGIPEAPTMDRAVMQPPLHPSSGPDYRPVVTLNGWSLPWRMNGDWKEFHLVAEPVVREFADGMKANLWGYNGQAPGPTIEAVEGDKVRIFVTNKLPEHTTVHWHGMIVPSGMDGVGGLNQPHIKPGKTFVYEFELKHSGTFMYHPHSDEMVQMAMGMMGMFIVHPRDPAFRPVDRDFVFIMSSYLIDPGTYLPKVNEMTDFNMWTWNSRVYPGIDPMPIRLGDRIRVRIGNLTMTNHPIHVHGHNFAVTCTDGGWVPESAQYPETTTDVPVGAVRAFDMLADNPGDWAFHCHKSHHTMNAMGHDVRNFIGVSRQDLAKAVGKLAPDAMVMGSTGMAMGNMEMPAPDNTLPMMTGTGQFGPIEMGGMFTVMKIREGLGRDDYADPGPYDYPPGTVAYEVDAPTAEPARQPPAAPERKAKPSMKGMKM from the coding sequence ATGTTTTCACGTCGAGGATTTTTGGGGAGCGCGGCGCTGGTCACGGCGAGCGCGGTCAGCGGCCGCGTGCAGGCTGCCGGCATTCCGGAAGCGCCGACCATGGACAGAGCGGTGATGCAGCCGCCGCTGCATCCGTCGAGCGGGCCCGACTATCGGCCCGTGGTGACGCTCAACGGCTGGTCGCTGCCGTGGCGGATGAACGGCGACTGGAAGGAATTCCATCTCGTCGCCGAGCCGGTGGTGCGCGAATTCGCCGACGGCATGAAGGCCAATCTGTGGGGCTATAACGGCCAGGCGCCGGGACCGACCATCGAGGCGGTCGAGGGCGACAAGGTCCGGATCTTCGTCACCAACAAATTGCCTGAACATACCACGGTGCACTGGCACGGCATGATCGTGCCATCAGGCATGGACGGCGTCGGCGGCCTCAACCAGCCGCACATCAAGCCGGGCAAGACCTTCGTCTACGAGTTCGAGCTGAAGCACAGCGGGACCTTCATGTACCACCCGCATTCCGACGAGATGGTGCAGATGGCGATGGGCATGATGGGCATGTTCATCGTGCATCCGCGCGATCCGGCGTTCCGTCCCGTGGATCGTGACTTCGTCTTCATCATGAGCAGCTACCTGATCGACCCCGGCACCTATCTGCCGAAGGTCAACGAGATGACCGATTTCAACATGTGGACCTGGAACAGCCGCGTCTATCCCGGCATCGATCCGATGCCGATCCGGCTCGGCGACAGGATCCGCGTACGGATCGGCAACCTCACCATGACCAACCATCCGATCCATGTGCACGGGCACAATTTCGCGGTGACCTGCACCGACGGCGGCTGGGTGCCGGAGAGCGCGCAATATCCGGAGACCACGACCGATGTGCCGGTCGGCGCCGTCAGGGCGTTCGACATGCTCGCCGACAATCCGGGCGACTGGGCGTTCCACTGCCACAAGTCGCACCACACCATGAACGCGATGGGCCACGACGTGCGCAACTTCATCGGCGTGTCGCGCCAGGATCTGGCGAAGGCGGTCGGCAAGCTCGCGCCCGACGCCATGGTGATGGGATCGACCGGCATGGCGATGGGCAACATGGAGATGCCCGCGCCCGACAACACGCTGCCGATGATGACCGGCACCGGGCAGTTCGGGCCGATTGAGATGGGCGGCATGTTCACCGTGATGAAGATCCGCGAGGGGCTCGGCCGCGACGATTACGCCGATCCCGGTCCCTACGACTATCCGCCGGGCACCGTTGCCTATGAGGTCGACGCGCCCACTGCCGAACCCGCGCGGCAGCCGCCGGCGGCTCCGGAGCGAAAAGCCAAGCCATCAATGAAGGGAATGAAGATGTAG
- a CDS encoding CusA/CzcA family heavy metal efflux RND transporter, whose product MIARVIAWSARNLLLVLFGTGFAAAAGLYALLHLPLDAIPDLSDTQVIVYTEYPGQAPQVIEDQVTYPLTTAMLTVPKSKVVRGFSFFGVSFVYVIFEDGTDIYWARSRVLEFLNGAASRLPAGVSPTIGPDATGVGWVYQYAVMSKELNLADTRTIQDWNLKFALARAEGVAEVASVGGFVKQYNVILDPQRMRDRGITMQRMRDAIRASNADVGGRTVELSEFEYVIRGKGYLRDINDLGNIVLKTDNGTPVLLRDIARVELGPDERRGIAELNGEGEVASGIVLQRFGVNALDVIENVKKRFKEIATSLPKSVEIVPVYDRSNLIYAAIDTLKRTLFEESVVVALVCFVFLLHVRSALVAILMLPVGVLMAFGAMKLLGIGSNIMSLGGIAIAIGAMIDAAIVMIENAHKHLERAEPGRSRVAILIEAAAEVGPALFFSLLIITVSFMPIFTLESQEGRLFSPLAFTKTFAMAAAALLSVTLVPALMVIFVRGRIVPEHKNPINRFLIWIYRPVINGVLRAKTLVILLALAAVAVTVWPARQLGTEFMPDLNEGTLLYMPTTLPGISVTKAAELLQMQDRIIRSFPEVVSVYGKAGRAATATDPAPSEMFETVVNLKPKQQWRKGLTLDGLIAEMDKALQFPGVSNAWTMPIKARIDMLSTGIRTPVGVKVIGPDLAVIDKLARQIEQVVKGVPGTSSAYAERGLGGYYLEITPNREALSRYGIAVQDVQDTIATALGGQTVTTTVEGRQRFTVNMRYPRDLRDNPGAIASDILVPMPAGGAVPLGEVADITPSRGPTTIRTENGQLATYIYVDIRDRDLGGYVADAQRAVQAAVQFPPGTYVVWSGQYEYLERAAARLKIVVPVTLLIIFLLLYLNFRSVVETMIVMLSLPFALVGGLWLMWALGFNLSVAVAVGFIALAGVAAETGVVMLMYLNHALAGITARRAAEGRSIDHEDLNRAIIEGAVERVRPKMMTVVAIMAGLLPIMWSTGTGSEIMQRIAVPMIGGMISSTLLTLIVIPAIFAVVKGFALRARMPEPDVVAPVVRQRVAGAGNP is encoded by the coding sequence ATGATCGCACGTGTCATCGCCTGGTCGGCGCGCAATTTGCTGCTGGTGCTGTTCGGCACCGGCTTTGCGGCTGCCGCGGGCCTCTACGCGTTGCTGCATCTGCCGCTCGATGCGATCCCCGATCTCTCCGACACCCAGGTCATCGTCTACACCGAGTATCCCGGCCAGGCGCCGCAGGTGATCGAGGACCAGGTCACCTATCCCTTGACCACGGCGATGCTGACGGTGCCGAAGTCGAAGGTCGTCCGCGGCTTCTCGTTCTTCGGCGTCTCCTTCGTCTACGTCATCTTCGAGGACGGCACCGACATCTATTGGGCGCGCTCGCGGGTGCTCGAATTCCTCAACGGCGCGGCGTCGCGGCTGCCGGCCGGTGTCTCGCCGACCATCGGTCCCGATGCGACCGGGGTGGGGTGGGTCTACCAGTATGCCGTGATGTCGAAAGAGCTGAATCTCGCCGACACCCGCACTATCCAGGACTGGAATCTGAAATTCGCGCTGGCGAGAGCGGAAGGCGTGGCGGAGGTCGCGAGCGTCGGCGGCTTCGTCAAGCAGTACAATGTGATCCTCGATCCGCAGCGGATGCGCGACCGCGGCATCACCATGCAGCGGATGCGCGATGCGATCCGCGCCAGCAATGCCGATGTCGGCGGCCGCACCGTCGAGCTCTCCGAGTTCGAATATGTCATTCGCGGCAAGGGCTATCTCAGGGATATCAACGATCTCGGCAACATCGTGCTGAAGACCGACAACGGCACGCCGGTGCTGCTGCGTGACATCGCCCGCGTCGAGCTCGGCCCCGACGAGCGGCGCGGCATCGCCGAATTGAACGGCGAGGGCGAGGTGGCAAGCGGCATCGTGCTGCAACGCTTCGGCGTCAATGCCCTCGACGTGATCGAAAACGTCAAGAAGCGCTTCAAGGAGATCGCGACCAGCCTGCCGAAGTCGGTCGAGATCGTGCCGGTCTATGACCGGTCCAACCTGATCTATGCGGCGATCGACACGCTCAAGCGCACGCTGTTCGAGGAGAGCGTCGTGGTCGCGCTGGTCTGCTTCGTGTTCCTGCTGCATGTCCGCAGCGCGCTGGTCGCGATCCTGATGCTGCCGGTCGGCGTCTTGATGGCGTTCGGCGCGATGAAGCTGCTCGGGATCGGCTCCAACATCATGAGTCTCGGCGGCATCGCGATTGCGATCGGCGCCATGATCGATGCGGCGATCGTGATGATCGAGAACGCGCACAAGCACCTGGAGCGGGCCGAGCCCGGACGGTCGCGGGTCGCGATCCTGATCGAGGCCGCGGCGGAGGTGGGACCGGCGCTGTTCTTCAGCCTGCTCATCATCACCGTGTCGTTCATGCCGATCTTCACGCTGGAGTCGCAGGAGGGGCGGCTGTTCTCGCCGCTCGCTTTCACCAAGACCTTTGCGATGGCGGCAGCCGCGTTGCTGTCGGTGACGCTGGTGCCGGCGCTGATGGTGATCTTCGTCCGCGGCAGGATCGTCCCCGAGCACAAGAATCCGATCAATCGCTTCCTGATCTGGATCTACCGTCCGGTCATCAACGGCGTGTTGCGGGCGAAGACGCTGGTGATCCTGCTCGCGCTCGCAGCGGTCGCCGTCACGGTCTGGCCGGCCCGGCAGCTCGGCACCGAGTTCATGCCCGACCTCAACGAGGGCACGCTGCTCTACATGCCGACCACGCTGCCGGGGATTTCGGTGACCAAGGCGGCCGAGCTGCTGCAGATGCAGGACCGCATCATCCGCAGCTTTCCCGAGGTCGTCTCGGTCTACGGCAAGGCCGGCCGCGCCGCCACCGCGACCGATCCGGCGCCGTCGGAGATGTTCGAGACCGTCGTCAACCTCAAGCCGAAACAGCAATGGCGCAAGGGCCTCACGCTCGACGGCCTGATCGCCGAGATGGATAAGGCACTGCAATTCCCCGGCGTCTCCAACGCCTGGACCATGCCGATCAAGGCGCGCATCGACATGCTGTCGACTGGGATCCGGACGCCGGTCGGCGTCAAGGTGATCGGCCCCGATCTCGCCGTGATCGACAAGCTCGCCCGCCAGATCGAGCAGGTCGTGAAGGGCGTGCCCGGCACCTCGTCGGCCTATGCCGAGCGCGGCCTCGGCGGCTACTACCTCGAGATCACGCCGAACCGCGAGGCGTTGTCGCGCTACGGCATCGCGGTGCAGGACGTGCAGGACACGATCGCGACCGCGCTCGGCGGCCAGACCGTCACGACGACAGTGGAAGGACGCCAGCGCTTCACCGTCAACATGCGCTATCCGCGCGACCTGCGCGACAATCCGGGTGCGATCGCGAGCGACATCCTGGTGCCGATGCCGGCGGGCGGCGCCGTGCCGCTCGGCGAGGTCGCCGATATCACGCCGTCGCGCGGGCCGACCACGATCCGGACCGAGAACGGGCAGCTTGCGACCTACATCTATGTCGATATCCGCGATCGCGATCTCGGCGGCTATGTCGCGGATGCGCAGCGCGCGGTGCAGGCCGCCGTGCAGTTTCCGCCCGGCACCTACGTGGTCTGGAGCGGGCAATACGAATATCTCGAACGCGCCGCGGCGCGGCTCAAGATCGTGGTACCGGTGACGCTTCTGATCATTTTCCTGCTGCTCTACCTCAACTTCCGCTCGGTGGTGGAGACCATGATCGTGATGCTGTCGCTGCCGTTCGCGCTGGTCGGCGGGCTCTGGCTGATGTGGGCGCTCGGCTTCAACCTGTCGGTTGCGGTCGCGGTCGGCTTCATCGCGCTCGCCGGCGTCGCCGCCGAGACCGGCGTCGTGATGCTGATGTATCTCAACCATGCGCTGGCCGGGATCACCGCGCGTCGCGCCGCCGAGGGACGCTCGATCGACCACGAAGATCTCAACCGCGCGATCATCGAAGGCGCGGTCGAGCGGGTCCGGCCGAAGATGATGACCGTGGTCGCCATCATGGCCGGGCTATTGCCGATCATGTGGAGCACCGGCACCGGCTCCGAGATCATGCAGCGCATCGCGGTGCCGATGATCGGCGGCATGATCTCGTCGACCTTGCTGACGCTGATCGTGATTCCCGCGATCTTCGCTGTCGTGAAGGGCTTCGCGCTTCGTGCACGGATGCCCGAACCGGATGTCGTTGCGCCAGTCGTGCGACAGCGTGTAGCAGGGGCAGGGAATCCATAG